In one window of Ovis aries strain OAR_USU_Benz2616 breed Rambouillet chromosome 3, ARS-UI_Ramb_v3.0, whole genome shotgun sequence DNA:
- the CSNK1E gene encoding casein kinase I isoform X3, whose product MELRVGNKYRLGRKIGSGSFGDIYLGANIASGEEVAIKLECVKTKHPQLHIESKFYKMMQGGVGIPSIKWCGAEGDYNVMVMELLGPSLEDLFNFCSRKFSLKTVLLLADQMISRIEYIHSKNFIHRDVKPDNFLMGLGKKGNLVYIIDFGLAKKYRDARTHQHIPYRENKNLTGTARYASINTHLGIEQSRRDDLESLGYVLMYFNLGSLPWQGLKAATKRQKYERISEKKMSTPIEVLCKGYPSEFSTYLNFCRSLRFDDKPDYSYLRQLFRNLFHRQGFSYDYVFDWNMLKFGAARNPEDVDRERREHEREERMGQLRGSATRALPPGPPTGAAANRLRSAAEPVASTPASRIQQAGNTSPRAISRVDRERKVSMRLHRGAPANVSSSDLTGRQEVSRISASQTSVPFDHLGK is encoded by the exons ATGGAGCTGCGTGTGGGGAATAAGTACCGCCTGGGCCGGAAGATTGGGAGCGGGTCCTTTGGAGACATCTACCTAG GTGCCAATATCGCCTCTGGTGAAGAAGTTGCCATCAAGCTGGAGTGTGTGAAGACGAAGCACCCCCAGCTGCACATCGAGAGCAAATTCTACAAGATGATGCAGGGGGGAG TGGGGATCCCATCCATCAAGTGGTGCGGGGCTGAGGGGGACTACAACGTGATGGTCATGGAGCTGCTGGGGCCCAGCCTCGAGGACCTCTTCAACTTCTGCTCCCGCAAGTTCAGCCTCAAGACCGTGCTGCTCCTGGCTGACCAGATG atcAGCCGCATTGAGTACATCCACTCCAAGAATTTCATCCACCGGGACGTCAAGCCTGACAACTTCCTCATGGGGCTGGGGAAGAAGGGCAACTTGGTGTACATCATTGACTTCGGCCTGGCCAAGAAGTACCGGGACGCCCGCACCCACCAGCACATCCCCTACCGGGAAAACAAGAACTTGACTGGCACTGCCCGCTACGCCTCCATCAACACTCACCTGGGCATCG AGCAAAGCCGTCGAGACGACCTGGAGAGTCTGGGCTACGTTCTCATGTACTtcaacctgggctccctgccctgGCAGGGCCTCAAAGCGGCCACCAAGCGCCAGAAGTACGAGCGGATCAGCGAGAAGAAGATGTCGACGCCCATCGAGGTCCTCTGCAAAGGCTACCCCT CCGAGTTCTCCACATACCTCAACTTCTGCCGTTCGCTGCGGTTCGACGACAAGCCCGACTACTCCTACCTGCGCCAGCTCTTCCGCAACCTCTTCCACCGGCAGGGCTTCTCCTACGACTACGTCTTCGACTGGAACATGCTCAAATTC GGTGCAGCCCGAAACCCCGAGGATGTGGACCGGGAGCGGCGAGAACACGAGCGAGAGGAGAGGATGGGGCAGCTCCGGGGGTCGGCGACCCGGGCCCTGCCCCCTGGCCCGCCCACGGGGGCCGCCGCCAACCGGCTCCGCAGTGCAGCCGAGCCTGTGGCTTCCACCCCTGCCTCCCGTATCCAGCAAGCTG GCAATACTTCTCCCAGAGCGATCTCACGGGTCGACAGAGAGAGGAAGGTGAGCATGAGGCTACACAGAGGTGCGCCCGCCAACGTCTCGTCCTCCGACCTCACTGGGCGGCAAGAGGTCTCCCGGATTTCAGCCTCACAG ACAAGCGTGCCATTTGACCACCTCGGGAAATGA
- the CSNK1E gene encoding casein kinase I isoform X4 — translation MELRVGNKYRLGRKIGSGSFGDIYLGANIASGEEVAIKLECVKTKHPQLHIESKFYKMMQGGVGIPSIKWCGAEGDYNVMVMELLGPSLEDLFNFCSRKFSLKTVLLLADQMISRIEYIHSKNFIHRDVKPDNFLMGLGKKGNLVYIIDFGLAKKYRDARTHQHIPYRENKNLTGTARYASINTHLGIEQSRRDDLESLGYVLMYFNLGSLPWQGLKAATKRQKYERISEKKMSTPIEVLCKGYPSEFSTYLNFCRSLRFDDKPDYSYLRQLFRNLFHRQGFSYDYVFDWNMLKFGASSSQAQPRDSEAVALPSPRPCPCAGPANPPVYWCPAPLGTQGPPHRPVEEVEELPPQNYWPVVWTAGPQF, via the exons ATGGAGCTGCGTGTGGGGAATAAGTACCGCCTGGGCCGGAAGATTGGGAGCGGGTCCTTTGGAGACATCTACCTAG GTGCCAATATCGCCTCTGGTGAAGAAGTTGCCATCAAGCTGGAGTGTGTGAAGACGAAGCACCCCCAGCTGCACATCGAGAGCAAATTCTACAAGATGATGCAGGGGGGAG TGGGGATCCCATCCATCAAGTGGTGCGGGGCTGAGGGGGACTACAACGTGATGGTCATGGAGCTGCTGGGGCCCAGCCTCGAGGACCTCTTCAACTTCTGCTCCCGCAAGTTCAGCCTCAAGACCGTGCTGCTCCTGGCTGACCAGATG atcAGCCGCATTGAGTACATCCACTCCAAGAATTTCATCCACCGGGACGTCAAGCCTGACAACTTCCTCATGGGGCTGGGGAAGAAGGGCAACTTGGTGTACATCATTGACTTCGGCCTGGCCAAGAAGTACCGGGACGCCCGCACCCACCAGCACATCCCCTACCGGGAAAACAAGAACTTGACTGGCACTGCCCGCTACGCCTCCATCAACACTCACCTGGGCATCG AGCAAAGCCGTCGAGACGACCTGGAGAGTCTGGGCTACGTTCTCATGTACTtcaacctgggctccctgccctgGCAGGGCCTCAAAGCGGCCACCAAGCGCCAGAAGTACGAGCGGATCAGCGAGAAGAAGATGTCGACGCCCATCGAGGTCCTCTGCAAAGGCTACCCCT CCGAGTTCTCCACATACCTCAACTTCTGCCGTTCGCTGCGGTTCGACGACAAGCCCGACTACTCCTACCTGCGCCAGCTCTTCCGCAACCTCTTCCACCGGCAGGGCTTCTCCTACGACTACGTCTTCGACTGGAACATGCTCAAATTC GGGGCTTCCTCGAGCCAGGCTCAGCCCCGCGACAGCGAAGCTGTTGCactgcccagcccccgcccctGTCCCTGTGCCGGGCCGGCGAACCCACCCGTGTACTG GTGCCCGGCGCCCCTGGGCACCCAGGGCCCTCCACATAGGCccgtggaggaggtggaggagctgCCCCCCCAAAACTACTGGCCTGTGGTCTGGACTGCAGGGCCCCAGTTCTGA
- the CSNK1E gene encoding casein kinase I isoform X2: MELRVGNKYRLGRKIGSGSFGDIYLGANIASGEEVAIKLECVKTKHPQLHIESKFYKMMQGGVGIPSIKWCGAEGDYNVMVMELLGPSLEDLFNFCSRKFSLKTVLLLADQMISRIEYIHSKNFIHRDVKPDNFLMGLGKKGNLVYIIDFGLAKKYRDARTHQHIPYRENKNLTGTARYASINTHLGIEQSRRDDLESLGYVLMYFNLGSLPWQGLKAATKRQKYERISEKKMSTPIEVLCKGYPSEFSTYLNFCRSLRFDDKPDYSYLRQLFRNLFHRQGFSYDYVFDWNMLKFMRPPSCQPPALPCGRPQDQLGCSPKPRGCGPGAARTRARGEDGAAPGVGDPGPAPWPAHGGRRQPAPQCSRACGFHPCLPYPASWQYFSQSDLTGRQREEGEHEATQRCARQRLVLRPHWAARGLPDFSLTDKRAI; this comes from the exons ATGGAGCTGCGTGTGGGGAATAAGTACCGCCTGGGCCGGAAGATTGGGAGCGGGTCCTTTGGAGACATCTACCTAG GTGCCAATATCGCCTCTGGTGAAGAAGTTGCCATCAAGCTGGAGTGTGTGAAGACGAAGCACCCCCAGCTGCACATCGAGAGCAAATTCTACAAGATGATGCAGGGGGGAG TGGGGATCCCATCCATCAAGTGGTGCGGGGCTGAGGGGGACTACAACGTGATGGTCATGGAGCTGCTGGGGCCCAGCCTCGAGGACCTCTTCAACTTCTGCTCCCGCAAGTTCAGCCTCAAGACCGTGCTGCTCCTGGCTGACCAGATG atcAGCCGCATTGAGTACATCCACTCCAAGAATTTCATCCACCGGGACGTCAAGCCTGACAACTTCCTCATGGGGCTGGGGAAGAAGGGCAACTTGGTGTACATCATTGACTTCGGCCTGGCCAAGAAGTACCGGGACGCCCGCACCCACCAGCACATCCCCTACCGGGAAAACAAGAACTTGACTGGCACTGCCCGCTACGCCTCCATCAACACTCACCTGGGCATCG AGCAAAGCCGTCGAGACGACCTGGAGAGTCTGGGCTACGTTCTCATGTACTtcaacctgggctccctgccctgGCAGGGCCTCAAAGCGGCCACCAAGCGCCAGAAGTACGAGCGGATCAGCGAGAAGAAGATGTCGACGCCCATCGAGGTCCTCTGCAAAGGCTACCCCT CCGAGTTCTCCACATACCTCAACTTCTGCCGTTCGCTGCGGTTCGACGACAAGCCCGACTACTCCTACCTGCGCCAGCTCTTCCGCAACCTCTTCCACCGGCAGGGCTTCTCCTACGACTACGTCTTCGACTGGAACATGCTCAAATTC ATGCGGCCCCCCTCATGCCAGCCCCCTGCCCTTCCCTGTGGACGACCCCAGGACCAACTAG GGTGCAGCCCGAAACCCCGAGGATGTGGACCGGGAGCGGCGAGAACACGAGCGAGAGGAGAGGATGGGGCAGCTCCGGGGGTCGGCGACCCGGGCCCTGCCCCCTGGCCCGCCCACGGGGGCCGCCGCCAACCGGCTCCGCAGTGCAGCCGAGCCTGTGGCTTCCACCCCTGCCTCCCGTATCCAGCAAGCTG GCAATACTTCTCCCAGAGCGATCTCACGGGTCGACAGAGAGAGGAAGGTGAGCATGAGGCTACACAGAGGTGCGCCCGCCAACGTCTCGTCCTCCGACCTCACTGGGCGGCAAGAGGTCTCCCGGATTTCAGCCTCACAG ACAAGCGTGCCATTTGA
- the CSNK1E gene encoding casein kinase I isoform X5 produces MELRVGNKYRLGRKIGSGSFGDIYLGANIASGEEVAIKLECVKTKHPQLHIESKFYKMMQGGVGIPSIKWCGAEGDYNVMVMELLGPSLEDLFNFCSRKFSLKTVLLLADQMISRIEYIHSKNFIHRDVKPDNFLMGLGKKGNLVYIIDFGLAKKYRDARTHQHIPYRENKNLTGTARYASINTHLGIEQSRRDDLESLGYVLMYFNLGSLPWQGLKAATKRQKYERISEKKMSTPIEVLCKGYPSEFSTYLNFCRSLRFDDKPDYSYLRQLFRNLFHRQGFSYDYVFDWNMLKFVPGAPGHPGPST; encoded by the exons ATGGAGCTGCGTGTGGGGAATAAGTACCGCCTGGGCCGGAAGATTGGGAGCGGGTCCTTTGGAGACATCTACCTAG GTGCCAATATCGCCTCTGGTGAAGAAGTTGCCATCAAGCTGGAGTGTGTGAAGACGAAGCACCCCCAGCTGCACATCGAGAGCAAATTCTACAAGATGATGCAGGGGGGAG TGGGGATCCCATCCATCAAGTGGTGCGGGGCTGAGGGGGACTACAACGTGATGGTCATGGAGCTGCTGGGGCCCAGCCTCGAGGACCTCTTCAACTTCTGCTCCCGCAAGTTCAGCCTCAAGACCGTGCTGCTCCTGGCTGACCAGATG atcAGCCGCATTGAGTACATCCACTCCAAGAATTTCATCCACCGGGACGTCAAGCCTGACAACTTCCTCATGGGGCTGGGGAAGAAGGGCAACTTGGTGTACATCATTGACTTCGGCCTGGCCAAGAAGTACCGGGACGCCCGCACCCACCAGCACATCCCCTACCGGGAAAACAAGAACTTGACTGGCACTGCCCGCTACGCCTCCATCAACACTCACCTGGGCATCG AGCAAAGCCGTCGAGACGACCTGGAGAGTCTGGGCTACGTTCTCATGTACTtcaacctgggctccctgccctgGCAGGGCCTCAAAGCGGCCACCAAGCGCCAGAAGTACGAGCGGATCAGCGAGAAGAAGATGTCGACGCCCATCGAGGTCCTCTGCAAAGGCTACCCCT CCGAGTTCTCCACATACCTCAACTTCTGCCGTTCGCTGCGGTTCGACGACAAGCCCGACTACTCCTACCTGCGCCAGCTCTTCCGCAACCTCTTCCACCGGCAGGGCTTCTCCTACGACTACGTCTTCGACTGGAACATGCTCAAATTC GTGCCCGGCGCCCCTGGGCACCCAGGGCCCTCCACATAG
- the CSNK1E gene encoding casein kinase I isoform X1 gives MELRVGNKYRLGRKIGSGSFGDIYLGANIASGEEVAIKLECVKTKHPQLHIESKFYKMMQGGVGIPSIKWCGAEGDYNVMVMELLGPSLEDLFNFCSRKFSLKTVLLLADQMISRIEYIHSKNFIHRDVKPDNFLMGLGKKGNLVYIIDFGLAKKYRDARTHQHIPYRENKNLTGTARYASINTHLGIEQSRRDDLESLGYVLMYFNLGSLPWQGLKAATKRQKYERISEKKMSTPIEVLCKGYPSEFSTYLNFCRSLRFDDKPDYSYLRQLFRNLFHRQGFSYDYVFDWNMLKFVSLLQAEAGVAAWAGRASVTLWWAGLPEAGSCEPDGARDPHSSLIRADGLCLRGQRGPGGALPPSGPRRARLGVLDAWVSGARMALVGPPTVLILACSVLLLVPCACQLAAFAESPLASLDPFIVASFPLVVAHWVLLGISLLSLS, from the exons ATGGAGCTGCGTGTGGGGAATAAGTACCGCCTGGGCCGGAAGATTGGGAGCGGGTCCTTTGGAGACATCTACCTAG GTGCCAATATCGCCTCTGGTGAAGAAGTTGCCATCAAGCTGGAGTGTGTGAAGACGAAGCACCCCCAGCTGCACATCGAGAGCAAATTCTACAAGATGATGCAGGGGGGAG TGGGGATCCCATCCATCAAGTGGTGCGGGGCTGAGGGGGACTACAACGTGATGGTCATGGAGCTGCTGGGGCCCAGCCTCGAGGACCTCTTCAACTTCTGCTCCCGCAAGTTCAGCCTCAAGACCGTGCTGCTCCTGGCTGACCAGATG atcAGCCGCATTGAGTACATCCACTCCAAGAATTTCATCCACCGGGACGTCAAGCCTGACAACTTCCTCATGGGGCTGGGGAAGAAGGGCAACTTGGTGTACATCATTGACTTCGGCCTGGCCAAGAAGTACCGGGACGCCCGCACCCACCAGCACATCCCCTACCGGGAAAACAAGAACTTGACTGGCACTGCCCGCTACGCCTCCATCAACACTCACCTGGGCATCG AGCAAAGCCGTCGAGACGACCTGGAGAGTCTGGGCTACGTTCTCATGTACTtcaacctgggctccctgccctgGCAGGGCCTCAAAGCGGCCACCAAGCGCCAGAAGTACGAGCGGATCAGCGAGAAGAAGATGTCGACGCCCATCGAGGTCCTCTGCAAAGGCTACCCCT CCGAGTTCTCCACATACCTCAACTTCTGCCGTTCGCTGCGGTTCGACGACAAGCCCGACTACTCCTACCTGCGCCAGCTCTTCCGCAACCTCTTCCACCGGCAGGGCTTCTCCTACGACTACGTCTTCGACTGGAACATGCTCAAATTCGTGAGTCTCCTGCAGGCCGAGGCGGGCGTGGCGGCCTGGGCCGGGAGGGCCAGCGTGACCCTGTGGTGGGCGGGGCTCCCGGAAGCAGGGAGCTGCGAGCCGGACGGCGCACGTGACCCCCACTCCAGCCTCATCCGTGCAGACGGCCTGTGCCTCCGCGGTCAGCGGGGCCCAGGTGGGGCGCTGCCTCCCAGTGGACCCAGGAGGGCCCGCCTGGGCGTCCTGGACGCCTGGGTGAGCGGGGCCCGGATGGCACTGGTGGGCCCCCCCACTGTCTTGATCCTGGCCTGCAGCGTCTTGCTCTTGGTGCCCTGCGCGTGCCAGCTGGCGGCCTTCGCTGAGTCCCCCTTGGCCAGCCTGGACCCCTTCATTGTGGCTTCCTTCCCCCTGGTTGTGGCACACTGGGTCTTGCTAGgcatctctcttctctctctctcttaa